In Spirochaetota bacterium, the genomic stretch AATGTAATAGATAGACAGAAAGAAAAGTTAAGATTAGTTTCAAAAAAAAATGTGGTGAACATCAATGGAAATCCATACATTACAGACTCAGCAATACTTAAAATAATTGATACAATTCAAAAATTTAAGAATATATCGGAGCTATATAATGCTAAAATTATTGCTGTTGCTACAAGTGCTATAAGAGAAGCAGCAAATGCTGAAGAAATTGAACAAAGAGTATATAATTCTACAGGTGTAAAGATTGATATTATATCCCCTTATGAAGAAGGAAGACTAGCTTATATGGGAGCTATTTATAGCCTTGATTGCTATGATAAGGATGCTACAGTTATAGATATAGGAGGGGGTAGTTTACAGATATGTAGAGGAAAAAGTGGAAATATTAAAAAAATTAAAAGTTACAAAATGGGTGTTATAAGACTTACAGAAAATTATTTTGAAGAAGGTTTTGATAGAGAAAAACAAAAAGAACTTATTAACTTTATTGAATCTCAATTAGAACCAGTAGAAAATTATTTTATTAATTCTGAAGTTTACATTGGTGTTTCTGGAACTATAGAAAATATAGCCAGGCTATGTAATAAAGTTTCAAAAAATGGAGATTCAAATGGACTTATAATAAACTACGAAAATTTGGATGAAATATTTAAAAAATTACCTGATTTACTAAAAGATGAAACCATATTTGAATTTGTTGACTATTCAAGAAAAGATACAATTATAAGTGGAATAATATTATTAAAATTAATATTTGAAATTTTTCGTATTAAAAAACTTGTATTTTCTGCTTTTAGTATAAAGGAAGGGAATGTTATAAGTTTAATAAAAAAAAAGTATCTTTCTAATATAAGGCACTCTAGCACTAAGCATTTATTTAAAAAAATTAATATAGACAAAATACATGTAAAAAATGTGTCTAAATTTGCTTTATATTTATTTGATATTTTAAAAAATACACATAAGTTAGATAAAAACTGGAGAGATTACCTATTTACTGCATCAATTTTACATGATATTGGAAAAATTATATCTTTTAATAATCATCAAGATCATTCAGAGTATATTATTATAAATTCTCAAATTCTTGGTTATACAGAGAGAGAAAAAAAGATAATATCAAAGGTAGCTAAATATCACAAAAATCAAAATATAGATAATGAACCTTATGAAATAAAAGTTTTATCAGGTATTTTGAGAATAGCAGATTCATTGGATAAGTCTGGATTCTCTCTTTTCAAGGAAGCCAAATTAGATATTAGATCTAAAAAGCTATTTATTGTTTTACAAGATGGAAAAATGTTTAATGTTTTTAACTATTTTATTGAGCAAAAGAAAAAGTTAATTGTTGAGACTCTTAAAATAGAAATAGAAGTTACTATATCAAGATAAAATTAATAAAAAATATTACAATATTTCATAAATAAACATGGTGGAAATTTTAAAAAGTGAAAAAAATAAATTTTTTATTATTTGTAATCCTTATTTTAGCTGTTTTTTTTAAGTTTTCCTTTTATATTTGGGAAAAAATATCCAGGATATAGTAATTTGAAAGATATTATAATTAAGCTTGGTAGTAAAGATAGTCCTGTAAATTTGTTTTTTGCATTTAATTTAATTTTGGTTGGTATATTATTGCTAATATTTGCAATTGCTCAAAATAGATTCTTCTTTTTTAAGAATTGGGCTACAATACTTTATACATCAGGTATTATTATTTTTGTTATTAGTACTATTTTAGCAGGTATTTTTCCAGAAGATCCTAAAGGTTATCAAGAAACAATAAAAGGTAAGATATATGGGATTGCATAGGGCTTAGGCTTTCTCTTTTTAATATTGTCCTTTTTATGGGCAGTTTTTATTAAAGAATTTAATAATTTAAAGATAATAAATGTTTTAGTTTTATTCTTTGCGTTAGTTACTTTTATTTTTTTTGTGATATCTGAGAATAAAGATAAAGGACTTTTTAGTTTTACAGGATTATTTCAAAGATTAAACTTATTAATACTTTATTGTGGTTTAATTATAAACTTTTTAAAATTAAAAAATAAATAGAGTCTATTTTTTCAGATATATTTTATTTTTTTTTGAATTTCTAAAAAATATTATTATATAATTTATATTTTTCTTAATTTTATTTTTTAACTAATTTTTATTGAAAAAATTGAATATTAAAATTTAATAAGATTATAAAATTTTTATTTTTAAAAAGAATTGTAAAAAGGAGAGTTTTATGAAAGTTTCAAAAAAATTATTAATAATATTAGCTTTTCTTTTATTTTTTTCTCCAAAAATATTTGCTCAATGGTTTATATTTGGAACAGATATATTTATAGAACTCAATGGTGGCTTTCAGAATTATACTCATTTAACTTATACTGCACAAAAGCCTTATAATAGTATATTTATTTTACATACAGGTATTAGGTTTTCACTTTTTCCAATAGTAAGATTTAATGATAAAATAATGCAAAGATTTCCTTTAGGTTTAACATTAATTGTAGCTTATAATGGTAGTAATGATTTTGGAAACTATGATATATTTAAAACACATCTTGGAAGAGATTATGATATTAGATTTTTAAGATTTACATTAATGATTGGATATTGCAAAGGTGGAGTGGATTATTATCAAGGAGAATCTGGTTCATATCTAATGGGTTTTAATATTGGTGTTTATTATTCAAAATTTTTATGGGCAAAATATAGAAGTGATACATCTATAAATTGGCCAGATCCTAATTTAAAAGGTTATATACTTGATGATCTTGGTATAAGGATAGAGTATTACTGGAGTGCTTCTTTTGGAATTGGAACTAGGGTTTCTTTTTTTGGCCTTGCATTTAGCATTTTTGTTGATATTAATTTAAAAGATTTAATAGTAGCTAGTAATGAAAAACTAACTTATTGGTCTTTAGGACTTTATTTAGCATATCCAATACATTTTCTTTTTTAATTTATATTTTATTTTTTATAATTTTTTATTAATAATTTTTGTCAATATATTTAGTTTATTAGCTATATAATATATCATAATTATTAGTTTAATTCTAAATTGATAAATTATTAATTTTTTAATTTTATTTAAAACTACTATAATAAGATTAAGTTTTTATGTTTTGAAATCTATTGAAAATTAAAAAAATTAAGTTTATATTTTTCAAGTAAATTTATTCTTAAAGGTATTATATGGATTTAAAAATTGAAAAAATTTCCTTATTTTTTGAAAGATTAAAAAATTTAAGTTTCTGGCAAAGATTATTTAAATGGTCAAAATTTTTATTATTTGCTTTTGATGCTTATGAAGAATATAAACAATTATTTAATTATTGCAATGAATTAAATAGAAAAGTTGATCTATTAAATAATGAAATTTTGATAACTAAGAAAGATTTTGATTCAATAAAAGAAGAGAAAATAAAAATTGAAACTCAATATAATATAATAGAAAAAAAAATAATTGAACAAGAAAATTCACTTAATAATTTAAAAACAATACTAGCTAAGAAAGAAGAGACAATAATTCAGTTGGAAAGTAAAATTAAAGAAAAAGATTTAAATTTATCTTTAATTAATGAAAAATTAAATACAACATTAACTGAAAATAATAAATTAAAAGAAGAAAATCTCAAATTAAAACAAGCTGAAGAGGAAAGGCAAAGTAAATTTATAGAAAACCTAACAAAATTAAAAGCAATAAATGATCAGATAATAGCTGAAAGACAAAAAGAGATTGAAGAAACAAATAGAAGAGAGATTGAAAGAATAAATAAGTTAAAAGAAAATTGGTTAAATCATCAAAATTTAACACAAAATTTAATCAAAATGATATGCGAAAGAAATGTTATAGAATATGTTGAAAAGGTTCCTTTTAATGGTAATCCTGATAATACAATTAAAATATGTGATGAATACATAATTTTTGATGCAAAGAGTCCTTCTACTGAAGATTTTAGAAATTTTCAAAATTATTTAAAAAATCAAGCAGAAGCTGCTAAAAAATATGCAAGGCAGGAGAATGTAAAAAAGGATATATTTTTTGTAGTGCCTTCAAATACTCTCGATTTTATTGATAAATTTTATTACAATATGGCAGATTACAATGTATTTATAATTTCAATTGATGCATTAGAACCTATAATATTAAGTTTGAAAAAAATTGAAGATTATGAATTTATAAATGAACTAAGTCCTGAAGAAAGGGAGAATATTTGCAGAATAATAGGTAAATTTGCACATATGACAAAAAGAAGAATTCAAATAGACCACTTTTTTGCAAAGCAATTTTTAGGTATATTATCAAAGTGTGAATCTGATCTTCCTAATGATATTTTAGAAAAAGTAATTGAATATGAAAGAGCAGAAAAATTAAATCCTCCACAAGAAAAAAGAGACAAAACAATATCTCTTGCTGAACTTAATAATGAAAATAAAATGATAGAGAAGGAATTAGAAAAAAATTCAATAATTCTATTAGAAAATTTTCAAAATAAGATAGAAGAAAATTTGCCATTATATAAAAATGAAAATAAAAATGTAAATAAATAAAAAAGATTTAACCAAAAGAAAGATAAAAAATAGAAAAATAATTGTTAAAAATTCAAAGTAACAGTATTGAAAATTTCAAATATTATACTATAATATAATATATATTTCTAATATATTCAAAATATAATTATTATATTATAAAATAATTAAAATTGTTTTTATTACGAATTAATAATGATTACAATTTTCCTTATTCTTTTAATCTAAGTGATTTTTAATAATATTTAAGAAGGAGTTCTGTATGAGAAAGAAATTAGTTTATTTGATTATGATTTTATATGCATGCTTGATTATATGCTGTTTATTTTCATGTAAATTTCCTACAGGCCCAACAGGACCTGTTGGGCCTATGGGTCCTGTAGGTCCAGCTGGCCAAAGCACTATTGTAAAAATTATGTTTGTTCCTCATACAATTGAAGCAAAGGATTTAGCTTTTAATTCAAATAATATTGTCTCTGTTGGTTTATCAGGAAAAATTTACTATAGTACTGATGGAAAAACATGGGCTTTACCATCAAGTAAACCATCTGATGTAGTAACATTAAATGGAGTTACATGTGGTAATAATATATTTATAGCAGTTGGAAATGGAGGAATAATATTTAGAAGTTCAGATAATGGAAACAATTGGGTTAAAATTAATAATAGTAATACTACTAATTTATTAGATGTCGCTTATGGGAATGGTTATTTTATAGCTGTAGGAAATTCAGGTAGTGAACAAAGTGTTAGATTGGTTAGTAGTGATTATGGGTTGACTTGGAATATAACTAATGTTACAAGTTATAATTATTCCACAGTTAGTTATGCTAATGGGAAATTTTTTATTGGTACAAATGATGGAGAATTATTCTTAAGTACAAATGGTACAAGTTGGAATGGTCCAATAGATCCATTGTCACAATTTACACATAAGTTATTAAATGTATATTATGGAAATGGAATTTATATGTTGTCAGATACATATGGAAGTGTAGCTACAAGTTTAAATGGTACATCCTGGGAATTATTATATCCTTCATGGCAAACAAATTGTCCAGGTTTTTGTTTTGCTGATAAGTGTTTTGCATTATTAACTGAGCTGATGATACTCTGGCCATATGATAGATATACATGGTTATTTCCATGCACAGAATTACCAACTTTAACAGAACAAAGATATACTTCAATTCATTATGTTCCTTGGTTAAATAATGGGTTATTTTTAATTATAATTAATTTAAATTAAAAAAGTTTATAAAATAAATGATGGAATATAAAAACTCTTAACTTCAACATACATAATAAACTTTATGTATTATAAAGTTTAAGCTATTAAATTTTGAAAAATTAAATTTAAATTAATACTTTAATAAAAAAGCAATAGAAAATTATTAAATTAATAATTTATTAATATTTATTTATTAACTTATTAAGGAATACTTATTTTTGAGGATTAATTACTAAAAAAGTTAGGATCAATTTTGGTCTGAAAATTATTTTTTTAGGAGGACTGAATTGAAATGAAAAGAATGATATTTTTTTTCTTTTAATATTTTATGGGACATTTGGTTGTTTTGAGCAAGAAACTAAAACAAATTATAAATATTAGATAGAGATATTCCCTCAAGTTATTTTCTTTAAAATTTATTCTATCCTATTTATATATTAATAAAACCCAAAAGGTCATTTAATTATTGTTTTTCCCAATCTAAACAATTATTATCCAAACGAGAAAAATGCAATAGCTCAATTTTTTGCTCCTACAATAAATATAAGCTATAGAATATATATTTGGAAAAATTTAAATATTAAAGCTCAATTATGGTTTTCATCCAATTTTAATAAAGATCTAACACAAGACAAGTTTTATAATTGGGTTGATCTAATTGGAAGTTTGAGTTTTAGATATAGAATG encodes the following:
- a CDS encoding DUF998 domain-containing protein, producing MFFLSFPFIFGKKYPGYSNLKDIIIKLGSKDSPVNLFFAFNLILVGILLLIFAIAQNRFFFFKNWATILYTSGIIIFVISTILAGIFPEDPKGYQETIKGKIYGIA
- a CDS encoding Ppx/GppA family phosphatase, with translation MRVASIDLGSNSFHMAIIELKKGHINVIDRQKEKLRLVSKKNVVNINGNPYITDSAILKIIDTIQKFKNISELYNAKIIAVATSAIREAANAEEIEQRVYNSTGVKIDIISPYEEGRLAYMGAIYSLDCYDKDATVIDIGGGSLQICRGKSGNIKKIKSYKMGVIRLTENYFEEGFDREKQKELINFIESQLEPVENYFINSEVYIGVSGTIENIARLCNKVSKNGDSNGLIINYENLDEIFKKLPDLLKDETIFEFVDYSRKDTIISGIILLKLIFEIFRIKKLVFSAFSIKEGNVISLIKKKYLSNIRHSSTKHLFKKINIDKIHVKNVSKFALYLFDILKNTHKLDKNWRDYLFTASILHDIGKIISFNNHQDHSEYIIINSQILGYTEREKKIISKVAKYHKNQNIDNEPYEIKVLSGILRIADSLDKSGFSLFKEAKLDIRSKKLFIVLQDGKMFNVFNYFIEQKKKLIVETLKIEIEVTISR